The Papaver somniferum cultivar HN1 chromosome 3, ASM357369v1, whole genome shotgun sequence genome includes a region encoding these proteins:
- the LOC113361673 gene encoding uncharacterized protein LOC113361673, translated as MTSLGPPTNLPPINTAGTAGLQPNLVRTFSISLPLGS; from the coding sequence ATGACTTCATTAGGACCGCCTACTAATTTGCCGCCGATAAACACAGCCGGTACGGCTGGTTTACAACCTAATCTCGTCAGAACTTTTTCCATTTCTCTTCCATTAGGGTCGTGA
- the LOC113357492 gene encoding deubiquitinase OTUD6B-like has translation MEHSQEEEVEKNPEKAPALKLENREDMLSRHRKEITELQHKEAGMKKAAAKGSKAEQKAKKKQVEDEISRLSTKLKEKHAEELASLGYSNSDGKEKTNLDTLVKAIAGVSVNNQADSSKPSKSVKRREKRAQQEADREQRIQEEQSNIVSNRMVEDEKLDKKLEPLGLVVNEIKPDGHCLYRAVEDQLANFAGGSSPYSYQKLREMAASYMRQHESDFLPFFLSDNNIEMDSDNSPSEIFENYCKEVESTAAWGGQLELGALTHCLRKHIVIYSGSFPDVEMGKEYKSDSGTSSSNPSIKLSYHKHAFGLGEHYNSIICKETS, from the exons ATGGAACATTctcaagaagaagaagtggagaaGAATCCAGAAAAAGCACCTGCCTTGAAACTAGAAAATCGTGAGGACATGCTTTCCAGGCACAG GAAAGAGATTACTGAACTTCAGCACAAAGAAGCGGGTATGAAAAAAGCAGCTGCAAAAGGTAGCAAAGCTGAACAGAAGGCGAAAAAGAAGCAGGTGGAGGATGAAATCTCTAGACTGTCTACCAAACTCAAAGAAAAACATGCAGAAGAACTTGCCTCATTAGGGTACAGCAATAGTGATGGCAAGGAAAAGACAAATCTTGATACTTTGGTGAAGGCCATAGCTGGTGTTTCGGTGAACAATCAAGCCGACTCCTCAAAACCCAGCAAAAGCGTAAAAAGGCGTGAAAAACGAGCTCAGCAAGAAGCAGATAGAGAGCAAAGAATACAGGAAGAGCAAAGCAATATTGTCAGCAACCGGATGGTAGAAGATGAAAAGTTGGATAAAAAGCTTGAGCCATTAGGATTGGTGGTTAACGAAATCAAACCTGATGGCCACTGCCTTTATAGAGCTGTGGAGGATCAATTGGCTAACTTTGCTGGAGGTTCTTCACCCTATAGCTACCAAAAGCTTCGTGAAATGGCTGCTTCTTATATGAGACAACATGAATCAGATTTCCTTCCGTTCTTTTTATCAGACAACAACATTGAAATGGATTCTGATAATTCGCCTTCGGAGATATTTGAGAATTACTGTAAAGAAGTTGAGTCTACTGCAGCATGGGGAGGACAGCTAGAACTTGGGGCATTAACTCATTGTCTTAGGAAACATATTGTGATATATTCAGGATCCTTCCCCGATGTGGAGATGGGTAAAGAGTATAAATCCGACAGTGGAACTAGCTCCTCTAATCCAAGTATCAAGTTGTCATACCACAAACATGCATTTGGGCTTGGTGAACACTACAACTCTATCATCTGCAAGGAGACATCATGA